Genomic DNA from Candidatus Eisenbacteria bacterium:
ACAAGGCTTCTCGACCGACCACATGACGAGGCGAAGCCCGTGCTGCTCTTGCCCTCCGAGACACTCGGGGGGTCATTGCAGTTGCCCTTTCCCAAAAGGAGGAGTCTCATGGTTTGCTCGAAGCGAAAGCTCTATTCCCTTCTCACCGTTCTTGTCGTGGTTGCCCTGACAGCCCTGGCCACCTCCCTCACGGCAGCGACGTACAAGGACTTAGAGAAGAACGTCGTGGAGAAGGTCCTGCCGAACGGCATAAAGGTCATCATATTGCCCAGATCCGTGGCTCCGGTGATCTCCATGGTGACGTACGCCGACGTCGGTTCCGTCAACGAGATCACGGGAATTACCGGGATGGCCCACATTTTTGAGCACATAGCATTCAAGGGCACCGAGAAAATAGGCACAAAAGACTACGCAAAGGAAAATGAAGCCCTGAAGAAGGTGGACGCTGCCTTTCTCGCCGTCAAAGCCGAGAGAGACAAGAGTCGTTTTGGCTCGACCGAAAAACTGAAGGAACTCGAGGAAGCTTTCAACAAGGCCCAGGAAGAGGCGGAACAGTATGTAATACCCAACCAGGTCGGTGAGATAGTGGAGAAATCCGGCGGGGTTGGCCTGAATGCTTTCACGTCGCTCGATCAGACGGTCTACCACTACTCCCTCCCTTCCAACAAGCTCGAGCTCTGGGCAGCACTTGAGGCCGACAGGTTCTCCCATCCAGTGCTGAGAGAATTCTACAAGGAGACGTCCGTCATCAGAGAAGAGAGAAGGATGGCGTTCGAGAGTTCGCCGTCAGGCAAGATATTCGAGGAGCTCTTTGCAGCAGCGTACAAGGCGCATCCGTATCACGTGCTCGTCATAGGCCACATGTCCGACCTCGAGTCGATCACCCGGCCCGAAGCCATGGATTGGTTCAGCAGGTACTACTGCGGCAGCAACCTGACCATGTGCGTCGTGGGCGACATAGACCCCGCGACCGCGATGCCCATTCTCGAAAAGTATCTCTCGCAGATCCCCGCCGGGACCAAACCAACTCCCGTCGAGACCGTTGAGCCGCCTCAGAGAGGAATCAAGAGGGTCGCCATTGAAGACAAGGCCCAACCTCTGTTGGCCATCGCCTACCACAAGCCGGAGAGAGCGAACCCGGACAACGCGGCGTTCGAGGTCATCACCACCATTCTGGGACAGGGCAGAACTTCCAGACTTTACAAGAGGTTGGTGAAAGAGGAGAAGCTCGCTCTTGTCACGGCCTGCGAGACGATGGGAGACAAGTATCCGGGCCTGCTCATAGTGTTCGCTCTTCCCAACAAGGACAAGACAACCGCAGAGAATGAAACGGCGATCATGGAGGAGATCGATCGCCTCAGGAAAGAGCCCGTGCCCGCAGACGAGCTCAAGTCAGTCAAAGCCAGGAAGAGATCGGAATTCGTAAACTCCATGGACAGCAACATGGGTCTTGCCATGAATCTCACAGAGTTCGACAACCTGAACGGTTCCTGGCGAGAGATGTTCAAGAGGCTCGATCTGATAGACAAGGTGACCGCCGAGGACGTACAGCGAGTGGCAAGAGAATACTTGTCGCTCAAGAATGCCACCGTCGCCCAAATAGTGAAGCCGGAGAGCGAATAGATCGCTCCCACTGCGAACCGGGATACTTCGCTCGTCGTTCGTTGATGTCGTTTGTCGAAAGGAGTTGGCTATGTCACAGAGAATGAAGGTGCTGAGCGTGGCGGGCGCCGTCCTGCTTGTCGCTTTCCTGTCAAATCTCGTGGCGGCCGCAGAGCCCGCCGATTTGACCCAACTGCAGTACCCGAGATTGCACGAAATAAAGATACCGAAGGTCGAGAGACTGACGCTGAAGAACGGGATGACGCTCATGCTCGTGGAAAATCACGAGCTTCCAATCGTCCACCTGAATGCTCTTGTGAAAGCGGGGACCGTCTACGAGTCCCAGGGACGCGCCGGACTCTCCGAGCTTTTCAGCGAGGTTT
This window encodes:
- a CDS encoding pitrilysin family protein; the encoded protein is MVCSKRKLYSLLTVLVVVALTALATSLTAATYKDLEKNVVEKVLPNGIKVIILPRSVAPVISMVTYADVGSVNEITGITGMAHIFEHIAFKGTEKIGTKDYAKENEALKKVDAAFLAVKAERDKSRFGSTEKLKELEEAFNKAQEEAEQYVIPNQVGEIVEKSGGVGLNAFTSLDQTVYHYSLPSNKLELWAALEADRFSHPVLREFYKETSVIREERRMAFESSPSGKIFEELFAAAYKAHPYHVLVIGHMSDLESITRPEAMDWFSRYYCGSNLTMCVVGDIDPATAMPILEKYLSQIPAGTKPTPVETVEPPQRGIKRVAIEDKAQPLLAIAYHKPERANPDNAAFEVITTILGQGRTSRLYKRLVKEEKLALVTACETMGDKYPGLLIVFALPNKDKTTAENETAIMEEIDRLRKEPVPADELKSVKARKRSEFVNSMDSNMGLAMNLTEFDNLNGSWREMFKRLDLIDKVTAEDVQRVAREYLSLKNATVAQIVKPESE